The Chloroflexota bacterium genome has a segment encoding these proteins:
- a CDS encoding IS3 family transposase: IDRQYLATPFYGARRLAAWLRNQGHRVNRKRVRRLMQVMGLKAIYRRPRTSQPAPGHRTYPYLLGGMEITRPDQAWAADITYIPMARGFLYLVAIMDWRSRCVLSWRLSNTLDGDFCLEALEEALRKGLPHIFNTDQGAQFTAEAFTGMLDRHGVRISMDGKGRYSDNLFVERLWRTVKYEEVYLKAYQDGREARTGIGDYFRFYNTQRPHQALGYRTPGEAYASIPMEATEGGVVESSAPGSLRTAGPALNMASSLS, from the coding sequence GATTGACCGTCAATACCTGGCCACACCGTTCTATGGAGCGCGCCGGCTGGCCGCCTGGCTCAGGAACCAGGGTCACAGGGTCAACCGCAAACGTGTGCGGCGGCTGATGCAGGTGATGGGCCTCAAGGCCATCTATCGCCGTCCCCGGACCAGTCAGCCGGCGCCGGGCCACAGAACCTACCCCTACCTGCTGGGCGGCATGGAGATAACGAGGCCGGACCAGGCATGGGCGGCGGACATCACCTACATCCCGATGGCCCGGGGCTTCCTGTACCTGGTGGCCATCATGGACTGGCGCAGCCGCTGCGTGCTCTCCTGGCGGCTGTCCAACACCCTGGACGGCGACTTCTGCCTCGAGGCACTGGAGGAGGCACTCCGAAAGGGCCTGCCTCACATCTTCAACACCGACCAGGGAGCTCAGTTCACCGCCGAGGCCTTCACCGGGATGCTGGATCGACACGGGGTGAGGATCAGCATGGACGGGAAAGGGCGCTACAGCGACAACCTGTTCGTGGAGCGGCTGTGGCGCACGGTCAAGTACGAGGAGGTGTATCTGAAAGCATACCAGGATGGCAGAGAGGCCAGGACCGGAATCGGGGACTACTTCCGCTTCTACAACACCCAGCGTCCCCACCAGGCCCTGGGATACCGGACACCGGGAGAGGCGTACGCCTCAATCCCTATGGAAGCTACGGAAGGAGGTGTGGTAGAATCTTCAGCACCGGGCAGTCTGAGGACGGCAGGGCCCGCTCTTAATATGGCCTCTTCCCTGTCCTAA
- a CDS encoding Hint domain-containing protein — MFYCDPDFYPVAREGQEEKNALEQFPVIRTNEAEFSAVLEYLGLPNKAPYTNEEKLRIYREHKKLTFAVQTTASGDVYNFTLRVGEGQGERIDGTITRWGEITVLKREPSFNTCPICLARGSLIDTPAGPVPVEQLRKGMAVWTVDGWGERVRASVVETAVTPVPSSFQVVRVKLNDGRIVTASLGHPTAEGRALGDYQAGDTLNGALVVAVELVAYDSGTTYDLLPSSTTGLYWANGVLLKSTLATR; from the coding sequence GTGTTTTACTGCGACCCCGATTTCTACCCGGTGGCGCGAGAGGGACAAGAAGAGAAGAACGCTCTGGAGCAGTTTCCTGTCATCAGGACGAACGAGGCTGAATTCTCCGCGGTCCTGGAATATCTTGGCCTGCCGAACAAAGCCCCGTACACCAACGAGGAGAAATTGCGTATCTACCGGGAGCACAAGAAACTCACCTTCGCAGTCCAGACTACTGCTTCTGGCGATGTCTACAACTTCACGCTACGAGTGGGAGAAGGCCAGGGGGAGCGCATAGACGGGACCATCACACGGTGGGGTGAGATAACGGTACTGAAACGAGAACCAAGCTTCAACACGTGTCCCATTTGCCTGGCGAGGGGAAGTCTCATAGATACTCCTGCCGGACCGGTCCCGGTAGAGCAGTTGCGCAAAGGGATGGCCGTGTGGACGGTGGACGGCTGGGGAGAGCGTGTCCGGGCCTCGGTGGTCGAGACCGCGGTGACCCCTGTGCCGTCGTCCTTCCAGGTAGTAAGGGTTAAACTGAACGACGGACGTATTGTGACCGCGTCGCTGGGCCACCCCACGGCTGAGGGACGAGCACTGGGCGATTACCAGGCGGGCGATACCCTGAACGGGGCGCTGGTGGTAGCGGTGGAGCTTGTGGCCTATGACAGCGGTACGACCTACGACCTCTTGCCCTCCAGTACGACAGGTCTGTATTGGGCCAACGGGGTCTTGTTGAAGAGCACGCTGGCAACCAGGTAA
- a CDS encoding glutaminyl-peptide cyclotransferase produces MSARSGILLLALVTSLLVLPLASCSGLPMSPGPATVQAVPIYTYEIINTYPHDQKAFTQGLVFSGGALYEGTGLYGASTLRRVDLETGEVLQIRKLPEQLFGEGITIWRDRIIQLTWREGIGFVYDKNSFELLEQFTYSTEGWGITHDGNHLVMSDGTSTLYFLHPDNFKETGRIEVSDNFGPVTRLNELEYVRGEIYANVWLTNRIARLSPTTGKVIGWIEMDGLLGQEELREPVDVLNGIAYDAENDRLFVTGKLWPKVFEIKLVPLE; encoded by the coding sequence ATGAGTGCTCGTTCCGGGATTTTGCTCCTGGCGTTGGTTACATCATTGCTGGTCCTTCCTCTTGCCTCCTGCTCAGGGCTTCCCATGTCACCGGGTCCCGCCACAGTACAGGCTGTCCCCATATATACATATGAGATTATCAATACTTATCCTCATGACCAAAAGGCTTTTACGCAAGGACTGGTCTTCAGTGGCGGCGCTCTATATGAAGGAACGGGGCTCTACGGGGCCTCTACCCTACGCAGGGTAGATTTGGAGACGGGAGAGGTCCTGCAGATTCGCAAGCTGCCAGAGCAGCTCTTTGGTGAGGGAATTACTATTTGGAGAGACAGGATAATCCAGCTGACATGGAGAGAAGGAATCGGGTTCGTGTACGACAAGAACAGTTTTGAGTTACTGGAGCAGTTCACGTACTCAACCGAGGGCTGGGGCATAACCCATGATGGAAATCACCTGGTCATGAGCGATGGTACCTCCACGTTGTATTTCCTGCATCCAGACAACTTCAAGGAAACCGGTCGAATAGAGGTATCTGACAATTTCGGACCTGTCACCAGACTGAATGAACTAGAATACGTCCGAGGGGAGATCTATGCCAATGTCTGGCTAACAAACCGCATTGCCAGGCTCTCACCCACTACCGGTAAGGTGATTGGCTGGATAGAAATGGATGGACTTCTCGGTCAGGAAGAGCTGCGGGAGCCCGTGGATGTTCTCAACGGCATCGCGTATGACGCTGAGAATGACCGTCTGTTTGTAACCGGAAAGTTGTGGCCCAAGGTCTTTGAGATTAAACTGGTTCCGCTGGAGTAG
- a CDS encoding SRPBCC domain-containing protein — protein sequence MKTRTIRQSVTFKASPNEVYETLMDSKKHSALTSSPARISRRAGDKFSIYGGDIVGVNLELVPDHKIVQSWRYSDWPEGHYSQATFSLKGVPGSTRLTLTQTGVPVEFYDDISQGWRDYYWTPMKDLLEKH from the coding sequence ATGAAAACCAGGACCATTCGCCAGTCGGTGACTTTCAAAGCGAGTCCCAACGAGGTATATGAGACGCTTATGGATTCAAAGAAACATTCTGCTCTCACCAGCTCTCCGGCGCGCATCAGCCGCCGCGCAGGAGATAAGTTCAGTATATATGGCGGCGATATCGTGGGGGTCAATCTTGAGCTGGTGCCAGACCACAAGATTGTCCAGTCGTGGCGGTACAGCGATTGGCCGGAAGGCCACTACTCCCAGGCCACGTTTTCGCTGAAAGGGGTCCCGGGCAGTACACGCCTGACTTTAACTCAGACTGGGGTTCCTGTGGAGTTCTACGATGACATCAGCCAGGGATGGCGTGATTACTACTGGACGCCTATGAAAGACCTGCTGGAGAAACACTAG
- a CDS encoding proline--tRNA ligase, giving the protein MRVSRLLTKTLRQPPAEADTISHQLLLRAGMISQVASGVYSFLPLGWRVLRKIENIIREEMDRAGGQELFLPVLQPVELWEETGRHLSFGPTLFALKDRRDHQLFLGPTHEEVITQIVRRHTKSYRDLPLLLYQVQTKFRDEPRPRGGLIRVREFQMLDLYSFDADEAGLEQSYQKMIVAYQNIYRRCGLPALMVEADSGAIGGKVSHEFMALAPSGEDEVLHCPGCGYAANAEKASFQKGNPSQEKPLPLEEVTTPGIITIEDLARFLGVPTARTLKAVFYSCNGEVVFATIRGDLEINETKLKRALGCPELRLATEEEVKGAGLVAGSASPLGLRGIKTVADDSVALARNLVAGGNRPDTHIKNVNYPRDFTVDILTDIALARAGLPCPGCGRELASERGIEVGHVFKLETFISEKMGAQFLDQEGKVHPLVMGCYGIGLGRLMAAAAEVNHDEKGILWPPTIAPYQIYLCPLLLEQAQVRETAERLYQELEAEGLEVLYDDRQESPGVKFNDADLLGMPLRVTVSPRTLQKASAEIKGRKEKEAQLWPLEGLAPRLPRHPALAPPPAASQG; this is encoded by the coding sequence ATGAGGGTCTCCCGGCTCCTCACCAAGACCCTGCGCCAGCCCCCCGCCGAGGCAGACACTATCTCCCACCAGCTATTGCTCCGGGCGGGGATGATAAGCCAGGTGGCCTCGGGGGTCTATTCCTTTCTCCCCCTGGGCTGGCGGGTGTTGAGGAAGATAGAAAACATCATCCGCGAGGAGATGGACCGGGCGGGGGGACAGGAGCTTTTCCTGCCCGTCCTCCAGCCAGTGGAGCTCTGGGAAGAGACGGGGCGCCACCTGAGCTTCGGCCCCACCCTCTTTGCCCTCAAAGACCGGCGGGACCACCAGCTTTTCCTCGGCCCGACCCACGAGGAGGTCATCACCCAGATAGTCCGCCGCCATACGAAGAGCTACCGGGATTTGCCCCTGCTCCTCTACCAGGTCCAGACCAAATTCCGGGATGAGCCCCGCCCCCGGGGGGGCCTCATCCGGGTCCGGGAGTTCCAGATGCTGGACCTCTACAGCTTTGATGCCGATGAGGCCGGGCTGGAGCAAAGCTACCAGAAGATGATAGTGGCCTACCAGAACATCTACCGCCGCTGCGGCCTCCCCGCCCTGATGGTGGAGGCGGACAGCGGGGCCATCGGCGGGAAGGTCTCCCACGAGTTCATGGCCCTGGCCCCCAGCGGCGAGGACGAGGTCCTCCACTGCCCCGGCTGCGGCTACGCCGCCAATGCGGAAAAGGCTTCCTTTCAGAAAGGCAACCCCTCCCAGGAAAAGCCCCTGCCCCTGGAGGAGGTCACCACCCCCGGCATCATCACCATTGAAGACCTGGCCCGCTTCCTGGGAGTGCCCACGGCCAGGACCCTCAAGGCCGTCTTCTATTCCTGCAACGGTGAGGTGGTCTTCGCCACCATCCGCGGGGACCTGGAGATAAACGAGACCAAGCTGAAAAGGGCCCTGGGCTGTCCTGAGCTGAGGCTGGCCACCGAGGAGGAGGTGAAAGGGGCGGGGCTGGTGGCGGGGTCGGCCTCCCCCCTGGGGCTCAGGGGGATAAAGACCGTAGCCGACGACTCGGTGGCCCTGGCCCGGAACCTGGTGGCGGGGGGGAACCGCCCCGACACCCACATCAAGAATGTGAACTACCCCAGGGATTTCACCGTGGACATCCTGACCGATATCGCCCTGGCCCGGGCGGGCCTCCCCTGCCCCGGCTGTGGCCGGGAACTGGCCTCGGAGCGGGGGATAGAGGTGGGCCACGTCTTCAAGCTGGAGACCTTCATCAGCGAGAAGATGGGCGCCCAGTTCCTGGACCAGGAAGGGAAGGTCCATCCCCTGGTCATGGGCTGCTACGGTATCGGCCTGGGAAGGCTCATGGCGGCGGCGGCAGAAGTGAACCATGATGAAAAGGGCATCCTCTGGCCCCCCACCATCGCCCCCTACCAGATATACCTCTGCCCCCTCCTCCTGGAACAGGCCCAGGTCAGGGAGACGGCGGAGAGGCTCTACCAGGAGCTGGAGGCGGAGGGGCTGGAGGTCCTCTACGATGACCGGCAGGAATCGCCGGGGGTCAAGTTCAACGATGCCGACCTCCTGGGGATGCCCCTCCGTGTCACCGTCAGCCCCCGCACCCTACAGAAGGCTTCCGCGGAGATAAAGGGGAGGAAGGAGAAGGAGGCGCAGCTCTGGCCCCTGGAGGGCCTTGCCCCCCGCCTCCCCCGCCACCCCGCCCTCGCCCCCCCACCCGCTGCCAGCCAGGGGTGA
- the ispG gene encoding flavodoxin-dependent (E)-4-hydroxy-3-methylbut-2-enyl-diphosphate synthase, whose product MKRRFSRPVNIGGVVVGGGASIVVQSMTKTDTRDVHATRRQIRELAEAGCRLVRLAVPDREAALALAEIRKKSPLPIIADIHFDYRLALLSLEAGADALRLNPGTMGDRKRVAQIVKMAKERQIPIRVGVNAGSLPQDLQGPLPQRLAQAALREVEYLEGLGFELIKVSAKAFDVPTTVEANRLLAEKMPYPIHLGITEAGPPLAGTVRSAIGIGILLNEGIGDTIRVSLTTPDPREEVREGYEILKALDLEKGPVLVSCPTCGRCEVDNLPEIAQKVEEMLSGIDRPLKVAVMGCVVNGPGECREADVGIACGKGKGALFLKGQVIRTVEEEELLPALSSELFRLAR is encoded by the coding sequence ATGAAGAGGCGTTTTTCCCGCCCGGTGAATATCGGCGGGGTGGTGGTGGGGGGCGGGGCCAGCATCGTGGTCCAGTCCATGACCAAGACCGATACCAGGGATGTCCACGCCACCCGCCGCCAGATAAGGGAGCTGGCAGAGGCCGGCTGCCGGCTCGTCCGCCTGGCCGTCCCCGATAGGGAGGCCGCTTTGGCCCTGGCGGAGATAAGAAAGAAATCTCCCCTCCCCATCATCGCCGATATCCACTTTGACTACCGCCTGGCACTCCTCTCCCTGGAAGCCGGGGCCGATGCCCTGCGCCTCAACCCGGGCACCATGGGGGATCGGAAAAGGGTGGCCCAGATAGTGAAGATGGCCAAGGAGCGCCAGATCCCCATCCGCGTCGGGGTCAATGCCGGGAGCCTGCCCCAAGACCTTCAGGGCCCCCTCCCCCAGCGCCTGGCCCAGGCGGCCCTGCGGGAGGTGGAATACCTGGAGGGCCTGGGCTTTGAGCTTATCAAGGTATCGGCCAAGGCCTTTGACGTCCCCACCACGGTGGAGGCCAACCGCCTCCTGGCGGAGAAGATGCCCTACCCCATCCACCTGGGCATCACCGAGGCCGGGCCCCCGCTGGCGGGCACTGTGCGCTCGGCCATCGGCATAGGCATCCTCCTCAACGAGGGCATCGGGGACACCATCCGGGTCTCCCTCACCACCCCCGACCCCCGGGAGGAAGTGAGGGAGGGGTATGAAATACTGAAGGCCCTGGACCTGGAAAAGGGCCCGGTGCTGGTCTCCTGCCCCACCTGCGGCCGCTGCGAGGTGGACAACCTGCCGGAAATCGCCCAGAAGGTGGAGGAGATGCTATCGGGGATAGACAGGCCCCTGAAGGTGGCCGTCATGGGCTGTGTGGTGAACGGCCCCGGGGAGTGCCGGGAGGCGGATGTGGGCATCGCCTGCGGGAAGGGGAAGGGGGCCCTCTTCCTCAAGGGCCAGGTCATCAGGACCGTGGAGGAAGAGGAGCTTCTCCCCGCCCTCAGCAGCGAGCTTTTCCGGCTGGCAAGATGA
- a CDS encoding M50 family metallopeptidase produces the protein MDILSVILIIVLLILAHEFGHFITAKLSGVKVEEFGLGYPPRLAAFRVGETAYSLNLLPLGGFVRLLGEEDPTNPRSLAGKPIPVRTLVLISGSLMNILLPVFLFAASFMLPQETAVGRVVLQEVAPGSPAQQAGLAPGDQIVQAGGHEILNSADLIYRIQLHLGSPLELLVQRDGQPLMVTVVPRWRPPPEQGAVGIMVTTEDPQVQKVSYPFWRALPMGAGALVDTLKLFRNEIWGGFVRRTSPQVGGPIAVFQIAGEVAQAGPGPLLAFAAFLSINLAIINLFPLPGLDGGRLAFVLLEAVRRKRISPRRENLVHLIGMALLIGLLLVVSYYDLMRVMGQE, from the coding sequence TTGGATATCCTGAGCGTCATCCTCATAATCGTCCTTCTCATCCTGGCCCATGAGTTTGGCCATTTCATCACCGCCAAGCTATCCGGGGTGAAGGTGGAGGAGTTTGGGCTGGGCTATCCCCCCCGCCTAGCCGCTTTCAGGGTGGGAGAGACGGCCTATTCCCTGAACCTCCTCCCCCTGGGGGGCTTTGTCCGGCTCCTGGGGGAGGAGGACCCCACCAATCCGCGCAGCCTGGCGGGCAAGCCCATCCCGGTTCGCACCCTCGTCCTCATCTCCGGTTCGCTGATGAACATCCTGCTGCCCGTTTTCCTCTTCGCTGCCAGCTTCATGCTTCCCCAGGAAACCGCCGTGGGCAGGGTAGTCCTCCAGGAGGTAGCCCCCGGCTCCCCCGCCCAGCAGGCCGGCCTGGCCCCGGGAGACCAGATAGTCCAGGCGGGGGGACACGAAATCTTAAATAGCGCCGACCTCATCTACCGCATCCAGCTCCACCTGGGCTCCCCCCTGGAGCTCCTGGTCCAGAGGGATGGCCAGCCCCTGATGGTCACGGTTGTCCCCCGGTGGCGGCCGCCCCCTGAACAGGGAGCGGTGGGCATAATGGTCACAACAGAAGACCCCCAGGTCCAAAAGGTATCCTATCCCTTCTGGCGGGCCCTCCCCATGGGAGCGGGGGCCCTGGTGGATACGCTGAAGCTCTTCCGCAATGAGATATGGGGCGGGTTCGTCCGCCGCACCTCCCCCCAGGTGGGGGGACCCATAGCCGTCTTTCAGATTGCCGGGGAGGTGGCCCAGGCCGGCCCAGGTCCCCTCCTCGCCTTCGCCGCCTTCCTCAGCATCAACCTGGCCATCATCAATCTCTTTCCCCTCCCCGGCCTGGACGGGGGACGGCTGGCCTTTGTGCTGCTGGAGGCGGTGAGAAGAAAACGTATCTCCCCGCGCCGGGAAAACCTAGTCCACCTCATCGGCATGGCCCTCCTGATAGGCCTGTTGCTGGTAGTTAGCTATTATGATTTAATGAGAGTAATGGGGCAGGAATGA
- a CDS encoding 1-deoxy-D-xylulose-5-phosphate reductoisomerase has protein sequence MKDSHKPTHLALLGSTGSIGQQALEVVASFPGRFRVLALAAGKNRDLLARQVAQWQPEMVAFDGPDLTGNFRRASLEEIAAHPAVDLVLVATSGKAGLSPTLAALRAGKRVALANKEVLVMAGEIIMREARPGQLLPIDSEHSALWQCLVGEEREKIARLVLTASGGPFLRLPLEELPRITPEEALAHPTWKMGKKVTVDAATLMNKGFEAIEAHWLFGIPYEKIEVLVHPQSLVHSLVEFADGSVKAQMAPPDMRLPIQYALTYPQRLENPHLPRLDWKRLSSLTFEPPDYEHFPCLKLALEAGREGGTLPAVLSAADEVAVELFLSRRISFTAIPRLVEKAMEGHRPVPHPSLEEVLEADKSGREKALEVARWIS, from the coding sequence ATGAAGGACTCACATAAGCCGACCCACCTGGCCCTCCTGGGCTCCACGGGCTCTATCGGCCAGCAGGCCCTGGAGGTTGTGGCCTCTTTCCCGGGGCGCTTCCGGGTGCTGGCCCTCGCGGCGGGGAAGAACCGGGACCTCCTGGCCCGGCAGGTTGCCCAATGGCAGCCGGAGATGGTGGCCTTTGATGGCCCCGACCTCACCGGCAACTTCCGCCGGGCCAGCCTGGAGGAGATTGCCGCCCACCCCGCCGTGGACCTTGTGTTGGTGGCCACTTCGGGAAAAGCAGGCCTCTCCCCCACCCTGGCCGCCCTCAGGGCGGGGAAGAGGGTGGCCCTGGCCAACAAGGAGGTCCTGGTAATGGCAGGGGAGATAATCATGCGGGAGGCCCGCCCCGGCCAGCTTCTGCCCATAGACAGCGAGCACAGCGCCCTCTGGCAGTGCCTGGTGGGCGAGGAACGGGAGAAGATAGCCCGCCTGGTCCTCACCGCCTCCGGCGGCCCCTTCCTACGCCTCCCCCTGGAGGAGCTGCCCCGGATAACGCCGGAGGAGGCTCTGGCCCACCCCACCTGGAAGATGGGAAAGAAGGTGACCGTTGATGCCGCCACCCTGATGAACAAGGGCTTTGAGGCCATAGAGGCCCACTGGCTCTTCGGCATCCCCTACGAGAAAATAGAGGTCCTGGTCCATCCCCAGAGCCTGGTCCACTCCCTGGTGGAGTTTGCGGACGGCTCGGTGAAGGCCCAGATGGCCCCCCCCGATATGCGCCTGCCCATCCAGTATGCCCTGACCTACCCCCAGCGCCTGGAAAACCCCCACCTCCCCCGCCTGGACTGGAAGAGATTGAGCAGTCTCACCTTTGAGCCCCCCGACTATGAGCACTTCCCCTGCCTGAAGCTGGCCCTGGAGGCAGGGCGGGAGGGGGGGACCCTGCCTGCGGTCCTCTCCGCCGCCGATGAGGTGGCGGTGGAGCTCTTCCTCTCCCGCCGCATCTCCTTTACCGCCATCCCCCGCCTGGTGGAGAAAGCCATGGAAGGCCACCGGCCCGTCCCCCACCCCTCCCTGGAGGAGGTCCTGGAAGCCGACAAATCCGGCCGGGAGAAGGCCCTGGAGGTTGCTCGTTGGATATCCTGA
- a CDS encoding phosphatidate cytidylyltransferase, producing the protein MLQKRTITSIWALALLFICLYLGLYWFAFLVALISLIGSWEFYRLSGVGGAVLGLGLIFSALFALRPLLPGDLVVGLIALAVGGSLAGLFAFKKPFPTWAPLLAGMFYPGWLLGYLVALMQVGWGWAVFALFTTFACDTSAYFVGRALGHRPLAPGISPGKTREGAEGGFLGAILAAYLLDLLLGLPLSSTQAAYLGAAVGVLGQVGDLAESWLKRGAGAKDAGAILPGHGGVLDRMDSVAFTAPLVYYLMTGLF; encoded by the coding sequence GTGCTCCAGAAGCGAACAATAACCTCTATCTGGGCATTGGCCCTCCTTTTTATTTGTCTATACCTGGGCCTGTACTGGTTCGCCTTCTTGGTGGCCCTCATCAGCCTGATAGGCTCGTGGGAGTTCTACCGGCTATCAGGGGTAGGGGGGGCCGTTCTCGGCCTGGGCCTTATCTTCTCCGCCCTCTTCGCCCTGAGACCCCTCTTGCCCGGTGACCTGGTAGTCGGGCTCATCGCCCTGGCGGTGGGCGGCAGCCTGGCCGGGCTGTTTGCCTTCAAAAAGCCCTTCCCCACCTGGGCCCCCCTTCTGGCGGGGATGTTCTACCCGGGATGGCTCCTGGGCTATCTGGTGGCCCTGATGCAGGTGGGGTGGGGCTGGGCGGTCTTCGCCCTCTTCACCACCTTCGCCTGCGATACCTCGGCCTATTTCGTCGGCCGGGCCCTGGGACACCGGCCTCTCGCGCCAGGGATAAGCCCGGGCAAGACCCGGGAGGGCGCGGAGGGCGGGTTCCTGGGGGCCATCCTGGCCGCCTATCTCCTGGACCTCCTCCTGGGCCTGCCTTTGAGCTCCACCCAGGCGGCATATCTCGGGGCGGCGGTGGGGGTCCTGGGACAGGTGGGGGACCTGGCCGAGTCCTGGCTCAAGAGGGGGGCGGGGGCCAAGGACGCCGGGGCCATCCTCCCCGGCCACGGTGGCGTCCTGGACCGGATGGACAGCGTTGCCTTCACCGCCCCACTGGTCTATTATCTAATGACCGGGCTGTTCTAA
- the uppS gene encoding di-trans,poly-cis-decaprenylcistransferase produces MPEISPLPRHVAIIMDGNGRWAQERGLPRLEGHRQGTENIRRVVSAFGKYGIKYLTLFAFSTENWNRPRPEVNGLFRLLAQVIDRETEDLHRREVRLKHVGRLDGLSPRLAKRVKQAVELTKNNTGMTLSVAFNYGGRAEVLDAVRSLLSRGITPAEVDEDIFRRYLYTPDLPDPDLIIRTGGEVRVSNFLIWQAAYSEYYFTPAYWPDFGDEEMEKALLAYSQRQRRFGRVPE; encoded by the coding sequence ATGCCTGAAATCAGCCCTCTGCCCCGCCATGTGGCCATCATCATGGACGGAAACGGCCGATGGGCCCAGGAGAGGGGCCTCCCCCGCCTGGAGGGCCACCGCCAGGGCACCGAGAACATCCGCCGGGTGGTCTCCGCCTTTGGCAAATACGGCATCAAATATCTCACCCTCTTCGCCTTCTCCACCGAGAACTGGAACCGCCCCAGGCCAGAGGTGAACGGCCTCTTCCGCCTCCTGGCACAGGTCATTGACCGGGAAACGGAGGATCTCCACCGCCGCGAGGTGAGGCTCAAGCACGTGGGCAGGCTGGACGGCCTCTCCCCCCGCCTGGCAAAGCGGGTGAAGCAGGCCGTGGAGCTCACCAAAAACAACACCGGCATGACCCTCTCCGTGGCCTTCAACTACGGGGGGAGGGCGGAGGTCCTGGACGCTGTGCGCTCCCTCCTCTCCCGGGGCATCACCCCCGCCGAGGTTGACGAGGACATCTTCCGCCGCTACCTCTACACCCCCGACCTCCCCGACCCCGACCTCATCATCCGCACCGGCGGGGAGGTCAGGGTGAGCAATTTCCTTATCTGGCAGGCCGCCTACAGCGAATACTACTTCACCCCCGCCTACTGGCCCGACTTTGGCGATGAGGAGATGGAGAAAGCCCTTCTGGCCTACAGCCAGCGCCAGCGGCGCTTCGGCCGGGTCCCGGAATAG
- the frr gene encoding ribosome recycling factor — MPTPRELLQEADSRMKKASAALERELASIRTGRASPALVEKVKVEYYGVPTPLDQMATITAPEARLLVIQPWDRASLVAIEKALLKSDLGLTPASDGHVLRLAIPSLTEERRKELVKIVRKRAEDGRIALRNIRRDILEELRKLEKEGSISQDDSKRAQTELQNLTDGNLEDMNRLGESKEKEVWEG, encoded by the coding sequence ATGCCCACCCCCAGGGAACTGCTCCAGGAGGCCGACAGCCGGATGAAGAAGGCCAGCGCAGCGCTGGAAAGGGAGCTGGCCAGCATCCGCACCGGCCGGGCCTCCCCCGCCCTGGTGGAGAAGGTGAAAGTGGAATATTATGGCGTCCCCACCCCCCTGGACCAGATGGCCACCATCACCGCCCCGGAGGCCCGGCTCCTCGTCATCCAGCCCTGGGACAGGGCCTCCCTGGTAGCCATTGAAAAAGCGCTCCTCAAATCGGACCTGGGCCTCACCCCCGCCAGCGACGGCCATGTCCTGCGCCTGGCCATCCCCTCCCTCACTGAAGAGAGGCGGAAGGAGCTGGTAAAGATAGTAAGAAAGCGGGCGGAAGACGGGAGGATAGCCCTCCGCAATATCCGCCGGGATATCCTGGAGGAACTGAGAAAGCTGGAGAAGGAAGGGAGCATTTCCCAGGACGATTCCAAACGGGCCCAGACCGAACTGCAGAACCTCACCGATGGCAATCTGGAAGATATGAACCGCCTGGGGGAGAGCAAGGAGAAAGAGGTCTGGGAGGGCTGA
- the pyrH gene encoding UMP kinase produces MAYKQVLLKLSGEALQGEQAYGIDETALKNIARQIKRVVEQGTRVAIVVGGGNIFRGAKAAKMGMERASADYAGMLATVINALALQDALERQGVETRTQSALEVKAVAEPYIRRRAMRHMEKGRVVIFASGTGNPYMTTDTAAALRAIETGAEVLLMAKNRVDGIYDSDPQKNPRARRFEHLTHEEAIRLRPEVMDATAFALCLENKLPIIVFDLRAKDSIERTVAGEPIGSRVQS; encoded by the coding sequence ATCGCCTACAAGCAGGTCCTTCTCAAGCTCAGCGGTGAGGCCCTCCAGGGAGAGCAGGCCTACGGCATTGACGAGACCGCACTCAAGAACATTGCCCGCCAGATTAAGCGGGTGGTGGAGCAGGGGACCCGGGTGGCCATAGTGGTCGGCGGGGGAAACATCTTCCGGGGGGCCAAAGCCGCGAAAATGGGGATGGAGAGAGCCAGCGCCGACTACGCTGGGATGCTGGCCACCGTTATCAACGCCCTGGCCCTTCAGGATGCCCTGGAAAGGCAAGGTGTGGAGACCAGGACCCAGTCGGCCTTAGAGGTAAAGGCGGTGGCCGAGCCCTATATCCGCCGCCGGGCCATGCGCCACATGGAGAAGGGCCGGGTGGTCATCTTCGCCTCGGGCACGGGCAACCCCTATATGACCACAGATACCGCCGCGGCCTTGCGGGCGATAGAGACAGGGGCGGAGGTCCTGCTCATGGCCAAGAACCGAGTAGATGGCATCTACGACTCCGACCCCCAGAAAAACCCCCGGGCCCGGCGCTTTGAGCACCTCACCCATGAGGAGGCCATAAGGCTGAGGCCAGAGGTGATGGACGCCACTGCCTTCGCCCTTTGTCTTGAGAACAAGCTTCCCATCATCGTCTTTGACCTCCGGGCCAAGGACAGCATAGAGCGGACGGTGGCGGGGGAGCCCATAGGCAGCCGGGTCCAGAGTTGA